TGATGAATCATGCCTTCTGACATTTGTTCTTCTACAAGTGCTATCGTATCACAATTACCATATGCTTTTGGTACATAAATATCTTGTATAAGATTATctccaatatatatacaccgtGGATTTTGTTTGTGTGATATTCTactaaaaaattctaaaagttCTTTCCAATTTCCACGACTATATACATTGCCtcttaataattcattagaTGATATAATATCaacttctttattatttattacagtcATAAAGGGTTGCCCTTGTATGAAAAATCCTGGTTTTTTCGCATAACAAATAACAATGTCAAACAACGATCTCCAATTTTCCCCAAGAGTATAAGTTGCAGTTAAGTCTACAAAATCAATATTTGATCCAGTAATCAAGAAagttattttatctttcttcatttcctGAATCCACGATATTGTTTCTGGATtacatttatgtaaatatttatctggatttttttttaaagcagGAAAAAATTTCCCTTCGTCTAATTCAAAATGTTTAGGATCGAACATCCAAATTAAACCACTTAACATATCAGGccatatgttatatatatctaaaggtttattattttcttcgtccaaTGTATCTACTGCTCTAGCAAAGATAAGAGCAGATGgaatatcaaaataatctAATAGAGATCGCATTTTCATAGATAGTGGTTCATTCCAAGTAGCAAGCATGTCATGAGAAAATATATCCATTACTTGCCATCGTTGTTCaggatatatttctttaattttgtcTATGCTCATTAATTTACTACCATGACAAGCTCTCTGAATTTTACCATCTGGACTTATTCTAAGTATATTTCCCCTATCAAAGTCTAAAAATAAACCTTTCTGCATAAAATCAAGATCCTTGTCGTTTAATGGCTTtagcaaatattttctattatatcctttttcttccaccAAATAATTAGCTAATATCTCGTATTCTAAATGCACtagatttgttattttatattttaaaagagtATTATCCAAATCAAAACCAATACAGTCATAATCAGAAATTTTGAAAGtactcatatttattttagacgACACACAGGAAAATGTTTGATTAGAAGCACGTTTAACGTAACAAGAACACTTatcaacaaaatgaaataaactttGCTTCACTATCTTATCGTACATCaaattattcgtaaataattGAAGCTGTGAACTTTTACGATAAAAActcaaattttttaacatatcTACGAAGCATTATTATAACTACGCGATATTACATCGATATTTCTAATaacaaaacatttttttttaaatatatggaACCAACTAAAAGATATGATCTTTATTTAAGTTtaaatacgaattaaaaatttgactGTATAGAAAATGTATACGCGAAGATAAGACGATGCACGTAGCCAATCTGCTCAAATGAAAAGTACTagatcttattaaaaattacttaacatattattttgcttattaatttttttgttctatttcaatataattttgtatctcggttttatttttcgatacaTAAATAACGACGCTTTATCATgaagattattaaattaaacgcAATATCAATTGTTCCCTATGAAACATAACCTCggaattttaaatcgattcttGTCTTTTAGTAAGACGAACAATATCTtactaatcatttattttatacgtaatattattaaaacgtgtgtatatctatagcacattatattaacaatcaatcaatcaacgAATATTAatcagagaaaataaaaattgcggGAAAATGTACGTTCAAAGAGACTTACCTTTGGTGGTATTTGCACAAATCGTATGTTTCTTGCTTGAACGAAGAACATCTCGAAGGGGAATTCATCGCCTCTTGGATCCGTAAATAAACAGTCTTTCATTACGACATTCATGTatctgtataaaaatatattaaatatagtaaacaaattgaaagtaaaataacATTCGATTCTTAATTCACGTACGCATCCACATGTTCTACGGTACCATAAACCGATGCTTCGTTTCTCAGGTCTATcgttgtttgtttattttcgaGAGCTTTTAATAGTATCGACAAACTattgtagaaataatatttttcacgtGGAGAATTCTGATACATGTTTATTTACTAACTAATGATACTTCTTTCAAGCACGACGTACGAAGATGACTTTTTAAGCGTAGATACCTTACGATAAATTCCACGCCAATGATtggtccttttttttctaacgctCATCATAAACTACTCACGGAAATAGGTCAACGTAATGAGAATAAATGACTTATAAcagatttatatttgaatagaGACCGTAATAGATtatctgtatataaaaaacgaataaataaatcgtacacGTATTATGtgtacgaaaataaaattttcaatacgtTTCGAAGTCTACTAACCAAtcgtcttttattattttgaatttcgacCAATAGCGTTACGCCGAACGAaacaatcatttttttcgaatattttaaatatttcgaaaaaaatattcgatcttctctttaaaaattgaaatctgaattgaaatataaatgatgatttttattttgaaaaaaagattctctTATCTCTAAAGacttcattaataaaaatataaaatatgaccAGAGGAAAGTTTATTTGTCAAAGCATTATACTTACTGCATAACCTATTGTAGACTCAATGCTGGTCTATATATAGTGACCTATAGTAGTCATTACTAGAGGAATTAGATTATTTCCCAACGAATATGCAAAGGGGTCTTATAAACGGTTATATCCTATATATGTCAAAaacaattgtatatataaattttataatattcgagTTAATATCGTCCGttattgaaattgaaatgtaagtcgaaaataattatttcatcaaAGTAAGCTATTAATGGATTAGaatcatgtatatattcttaattcatcttatatatttatgatttttttttcatacttttatCGTCAAAActggatatttaaaaaaaaaaaaggaacaaaagcATTTAAATCGTATGCAATTACACTGAATTAATCTATTTgctattttacaatttttttattgaaaaatattaagaatagTGTTTTCGATCCTTCGCTTAAACTATTAGTGATAcaggagaaaaaaatcttattttacgatatatattaattatgacgTGTACTCGTATTGCAGCCATTACCGCGCTCGTGATTACGTATATTGCGTGATTTCTCATCTCACTTCGACTACCGCCATTGTTTAGGCGCGTTCAAAGCCTTGAAAGAgggttaatattaataatactgcGTAAGTTTTTTGAACGTTCGTTATTTCAATGTTGTTTTTCATTGAATTGTATTTCGATTAAGAGGTATTTGCTTGCTTTCATCGTAACACTTGtgttcgtatatataaaagcttttttttcaaaagaacgaataaatcATGGAAACATTGTTGAATCTAGtagtaaatttcatttttgggCGGCAATTTTGAAAATGCTAAAAATTTGTATGTTTGTACATACTTTGTCTTATGTCGAAATGCAGTCGTCTTTGCTCCCTTCGGTTCATTCAGTGCCATGTGACCTGCTCTCATGAGTGCCTTCTTCCTGTGAACACCACTCCCACTTTGTCCCTCTCTAGCTCGGCTAGCTATTGAAGCTCTAATCGGCTTCCTGGATGGAACACATTATCTGCCTGATTGTAGATCTCAACGTCGCAATATCTAGCGAAACCAAGGGGTTTCTCTCATAAGCTTCTCAGTCCGCAATTCATCGTGCATAAAAGATCCATGTACGTATTCGCAAgtcaatatacatatgtcaTTTCTTTGAATGTTATCAATATTTGGTATGGAGCGCATAGCGATGCAGTGATTCTGCAGCTGTGCGTTCGATAAGTCGACGCTTTGATCTTGACGATCTTGTCAACGGATGCGAATTATTTTCCGTTAGCTAAATCCGATT
This is a stretch of genomic DNA from Vespula vulgaris chromosome 2, iyVesVulg1.1, whole genome shotgun sequence. It encodes these proteins:
- the LOC127072906 gene encoding uncharacterized protein LOC127072906 isoform X3 encodes the protein MRAGHMALNEPKGAKTTAFRHKTKYMNVVMKDCLFTDPRGDEFPFEMFFVQARNIRFVQIPPKVRIIPAIKDQLQQLNHFKSNKKDTKRTFKEKRAQLRQQEGILAVQNMLENKKTMEPKNSKDE
- the LOC127072906 gene encoding 5'-nucleotidase domain-containing protein 1 isoform X1, whose amino-acid sequence is MLKNLSFYRKSSQLQLFTNNLMYDKIVKQSLFHFVDKCSCYVKRASNQTFSCVSSKINMSTFKISDYDCIGFDLDNTLLKYKITNLVHLEYEILANYLVEEKGYNRKYLLKPLNDKDLDFMQKGLFLDFDRGNILRISPDGKIQRACHGSKLMSIDKIKEIYPEQRWQVMDIFSHDMLATWNEPLSMKMRSLLDYFDIPSALIFARAVDTLDEENNKPLDIYNIWPDMLSGLIWMFDPKHFELDEGKFFPALKKNPDKYLHKCNPETISWIQEMKKDKITFLITGSNIDFVDLTATYTLGENWRSLFDIVICYAKKPGFFIQGQPFMTVINNKEVDIISSNELLRGNVYSRGNWKELLEFFSRISHKQNPRCIYIGDNLIQDIYVPKAYGNCDTIALVEEQMSEGMIHQCLSHLDDKILNSTIWGSYFCLKDTALNVDSIWGYIIKSYSEICIPSLDLITKNDAPESFTPFNKDKKNYSGYYPAVPLSISDF
- the LOC127072906 gene encoding U7 snRNA-associated Sm-like protein LSm10 isoform X2, with product MYQNSPREKYYFYNSLSILLKALENKQTTIDLRNEASVYGTVEHVDAYMNVVMKDCLFTDPRGDEFPFEMFFVQARNIRFVQIPPKVRIIPAIKDQLQQLNHFKSNKKDTKRTFKEKRAQLRQQEGILAVQNMLENKKTMEPKNSKDE